One part of the Paenibacillus silvisoli genome encodes these proteins:
- a CDS encoding helix-turn-helix transcriptional regulator, which translates to MPKAKNEPFRWETHSYYPARAGILPELVMLGYDRFHEASPLEDHQHDGCFEFVYVENGRVTWEVGDDVYPSYTGQIFHTRPGEWHRAKLNFIEPCTIWWFILRDPMLEPDWLAFQDEERLQLHHALLQLPRLVSVDSRVREQFHRLRAMIEEGAETFRMRHHLVDILLQLLYPPADARQLPLDLKEVMLALTARIESAPEQRWSNKELAALAGVSESHFYRLFHSLHGQSPANFIDRVRINRACELLREPGANVTAVALDLGYKTSQHFATVFKKYIGMPPSQWRAAP; encoded by the coding sequence ATGCCTAAAGCCAAAAACGAGCCTTTTCGCTGGGAAACGCACAGCTATTATCCTGCCCGGGCCGGCATCCTGCCGGAGCTGGTCATGCTGGGCTACGACCGGTTTCACGAAGCGTCCCCGCTGGAGGATCATCAGCACGACGGCTGCTTTGAATTCGTCTATGTCGAGAACGGCCGCGTAACGTGGGAAGTCGGCGATGACGTCTACCCGTCCTATACCGGCCAAATCTTCCATACGCGTCCCGGCGAATGGCACCGGGCGAAGCTGAATTTCATCGAGCCGTGCACGATTTGGTGGTTTATTTTGCGCGACCCGATGCTCGAGCCGGACTGGCTGGCCTTTCAGGACGAGGAACGCCTTCAACTCCATCACGCGCTGCTGCAGCTTCCCCGCCTCGTCTCCGTCGACAGCCGCGTTCGCGAGCAGTTTCATCGGCTGCGCGCCATGATCGAGGAAGGCGCGGAGACGTTTCGGATGCGCCACCATCTGGTCGATATTTTGCTGCAGCTGCTGTATCCGCCGGCCGACGCGCGGCAGCTGCCGCTCGACCTCAAGGAAGTGATGCTCGCGCTGACCGCCCGGATCGAGTCGGCTCCGGAGCAGCGATGGAGCAACAAAGAGCTGGCCGCGCTGGCCGGCGTCAGCGAGTCGCATTTTTACCGGCTGTTTCACAGCTTGCACGGCCAATCGCCGGCCAACTTTATCGACCGGGTGCGGATCAACCGCGCATGCGAGCTGCTCCGGGAGCCGGGGGCCAACGTAACGGCGGTCGCGCTCGATCTCGGCTATAAGACGAGCCAGCATTTTGCCACCGTGTTCAAAAAATATATCGGCATGCCCCCGTCCCAATGGCGGGCGGCGCCTTGA